In Planococcus shixiaomingii, the DNA window CCGGTTTCCGTCTGGCCATCAATAATAGCTTGGTGGATTGGCGCACCTCCGCGGTATGCTGGAAGCAACGACGCATGGACATTAATCGCCCCAAGTTTTGGCGCCTCAAGCAAGGCAGACGGCAAGATTTGGCCGAATGCCGCCGTAACGATCAAATCCGGCTCCATGTCCAGCACCTGTTGAAGTTCATCTGGATTTCTTAATTTTTCAGGTTGGTAAACCGGCAAGCCGAGTCGGAGCGCTTCTTCTTTGACCGGAGTCGGCGTCAATACTTTTTTTCGGCCAACCGGGCGATCTGGTTGGGTCACAACTGAAATTACGTCATACCCTTCTTCTACGAGCATGCGCAAAACAGGTGCGGAAAAAGCCGGAGTTCCCATAAAGACGATTTTCGTCAAACTTGTTCCTCCTCTTCGGCTCTTGCGTGCGCATCAGCTTCCGCAATCATGGCGTCCAATTCTTCTTGCGTTACGTATTTCGTGATTTTGCTGGTGAACAAGATGCCATCCAAATGGTCCATCTCATGTAAAATGGCACGGGCTTCATAGCCTTCCGCCTCTAACTCGTACCAAGAACCGTCGCGTTCTTGCGCTTTGATCTTGACATGGTCGTAGCGTTCGACTTCCCCGAAAATTCCCGGGAAGCTCAAACAGCCTTCTACATCTGTATCTGCGCCTTCATACAAAACGAGTTCAGGATTGATCATTTCAATCGGTTCTTGCCCTTCGCCAAAATCGACAATGGCGACGCGGATCGCTTTTCCAACTTGAGGAGCCGCGATGCCAACGCCGTCATTTGCCAGCATCGTTTCGTGCATGTCGTCTAATAACGTCCCTAATTTTTTATCGAACTTAGTGACGGGCTCGCATTTTTGTTCAAGTACTGCGTTTGGGTGGTTCACGATTTCTAAAATTGCCATTACTGGTTCCCCATTTCTTTACATCACCGAAGTCGGATTCATATCGATCGACAAAGTGGCGCCTTTTTTGAGCCACTCCGTCCGATAAATTTTAATCAGCTGTTGCATAACTTCAGTAAGCTTCGGTTCTTTTTTGTATTTTATCAAACATTGATAGCGATATCTATTGTTCACTCGGGCAATGAGCGATGCTGATGGCCCGATGATCAAAGTATTTGGT includes these proteins:
- the def gene encoding peptide deformylase is translated as MAILEIVNHPNAVLEQKCEPVTKFDKKLGTLLDDMHETMLANDGVGIAAPQVGKAIRVAIVDFGEGQEPIEMINPELVLYEGADTDVEGCLSFPGIFGEVERYDHVKIKAQERDGSWYELEAEGYEARAILHEMDHLDGILFTSKITKYVTQEELDAMIAEADAHARAEEEEQV